In a genomic window of Bradyrhizobium sp. LLZ17:
- a CDS encoding antibiotic biosynthesis monooxygenase: MITEIAQIDIKPGSEKDFEAAVAKAKAAFGRSKGFHGFELHKSIEKPQRYRLMVKWETLENHTVDFRGSENFTEWRGLVGQYFASPPDVEHTETVLTT; the protein is encoded by the coding sequence ATGATCACCGAGATCGCGCAAATCGACATCAAGCCGGGCAGCGAGAAGGATTTTGAGGCGGCTGTCGCCAAGGCCAAGGCCGCCTTCGGCCGCTCCAAGGGCTTTCATGGTTTCGAGCTGCACAAGTCGATCGAGAAGCCGCAGCGCTACCGCTTGATGGTGAAGTGGGAGACGCTGGAAAATCACACCGTCGATTTCCGCGGCTCGGAGAATTTTACCGAATGGCGCGGGCTGGTCGGCCAGTATTTTGCCTCGCCCCCGGACGTCGAGCACACCGAGACCGTGCTGACGACCTGA
- a CDS encoding AI-2E family transporter has protein sequence MIPTDGRPGTRSDLAWAISVGGIGVVLFTALLAFTWYFATTLLLIFAGMLLGVGLNALTNALGRRVHLPHALRLAIVCVALALMLAGVAYLGGATIADQASLLSKTIKSQITNVKSFLDSHGIDTSVFDLGNAGADASTDAGPTPSPSPASHGNLPGAGALASSGGAIVSQTFKLLLGTIGAVGNVFIVLFLGLAFAAQPAVYHDGLLFLVPARHRVRATLVIDHIGETLERWLIAQMIVMLAVGMVTWIGLAIIGIPGSFILGIQAGLLAFIPTVGAIIAGVVVVLASLASGWIATLSAFVLFLGVHAMESYVLTPLLQRQALDIPPATLFAFQILLGVVFGIWGLALALPLVAIAKVMIDHFKTYEPPPLAEAA, from the coding sequence ATGATTCCCACGGATGGACGGCCCGGGACCCGCTCTGATCTGGCTTGGGCGATTTCGGTTGGCGGCATCGGCGTGGTGCTGTTCACCGCGCTACTCGCTTTCACCTGGTATTTTGCGACCACCCTGCTCCTGATTTTCGCCGGCATGCTGCTCGGCGTCGGCCTCAATGCGCTGACGAACGCGCTGGGGCGCCGCGTTCACCTGCCGCATGCCCTCCGGCTCGCGATCGTCTGCGTCGCGCTTGCGCTGATGCTCGCAGGCGTCGCCTATCTCGGCGGCGCCACCATCGCCGACCAGGCCTCGCTGCTCAGCAAGACCATTAAGTCCCAGATCACCAATGTGAAGTCCTTCCTCGACAGCCACGGCATCGACACCAGCGTGTTCGATCTCGGCAACGCCGGCGCCGACGCCTCGACCGACGCGGGACCCACTCCCTCCCCGAGCCCGGCCTCGCACGGCAATTTGCCGGGCGCCGGCGCGCTTGCCTCCAGCGGTGGCGCCATCGTGAGCCAGACCTTCAAGCTGCTGCTCGGCACGATCGGCGCCGTCGGCAACGTCTTCATCGTGCTGTTCCTGGGGCTGGCCTTTGCCGCGCAGCCCGCGGTCTATCACGACGGATTGCTGTTCCTCGTCCCGGCGAGACACCGTGTCCGCGCCACCCTCGTCATCGACCATATCGGCGAGACGCTGGAGCGCTGGCTGATCGCCCAGATGATCGTCATGCTCGCGGTCGGAATGGTGACCTGGATCGGTCTCGCCATCATCGGCATCCCCGGCTCGTTCATCCTGGGGATCCAGGCCGGCCTGCTCGCCTTTATCCCGACCGTCGGCGCCATCATCGCCGGCGTCGTCGTGGTGCTGGCGAGCCTCGCCTCGGGCTGGATCGCGACGCTATCCGCCTTCGTCCTGTTCCTTGGCGTGCACGCGATGGAGAGCTACGTGCTGACGCCCCTGCTCCAGCGCCAGGCGCTGGACATCCCGCCGGCCACGCTGTTCGCGTTCCAGATCCTGCTCGGCGTCGTCTTCGGAATCTGGGGCCTCGCGCTGGCGCTGCCCCTGGTCGCCATCGCCAAGGTGATGATCGACCATTTCAAGACGTATGAGCCGCCGCCTTTGGCAGAGGCGGCCTGA
- a CDS encoding gamma-glutamyl-gamma-aminobutyrate hydrolase family protein — MRKPVVGVIGNAHRVENRFQVQMVGERNLRAVAEVSGGLPVMFAGSPDITDIGALLDAVDGIVLTGARANVHPTRFNVDPCEKHEPYDIHRDEVALALSVACVARGIPIFGICRGLQEMNVAFGGSLHPEIREIPGRINHRMPRLENGEIHPDPTVVFADRHDVDLTPGGAFAKLLGCERIRVNSLHGQGILDPGKRVLIEGVAEDGTIEAIRIAEAPSFALGVQWHAEYDPQRNPINRKLFEAFGEALVERQRAAA, encoded by the coding sequence ATGAGAAAGCCGGTCGTCGGCGTGATCGGGAACGCCCATCGCGTCGAGAATCGATTTCAGGTGCAGATGGTCGGCGAGCGCAACTTGCGCGCGGTTGCCGAGGTCTCCGGCGGCTTGCCGGTGATGTTTGCGGGCTCCCCTGACATTACCGATATCGGCGCACTGCTCGATGCCGTCGATGGCATCGTGCTCACCGGTGCCCGTGCCAATGTCCATCCGACCCGTTTCAACGTGGACCCCTGCGAGAAGCACGAGCCCTACGACATCCATCGCGACGAGGTGGCGCTGGCGCTGTCGGTGGCCTGCGTCGCCCGCGGTATCCCGATATTCGGCATCTGCCGGGGCTTGCAGGAGATGAACGTCGCCTTCGGCGGCTCGCTGCATCCCGAAATCCGCGAAATTCCCGGCCGCATCAACCATCGCATGCCGCGGCTGGAGAACGGCGAGATCCATCCGGACCCGACCGTGGTGTTCGCCGACCGCCACGACGTCGACCTCACGCCCGGCGGCGCGTTCGCAAAACTGCTCGGTTGCGAGAGGATCCGGGTCAATTCGCTGCACGGGCAGGGCATCCTCGATCCCGGCAAGCGCGTGCTGATCGAAGGCGTCGCCGAGGACGGCACCATCGAAGCCATCCGCATCGCCGAAGCGCCGAGCTTTGCGCTCGGCGTGCAATGGCACGCCGAATACGACCCGCAGCGCAATCCGATCAACCGCAAGCTGTTCGAGGCGTTTGGCGAGGCCTTGGTGGAGCGGCAGCGCGCGGCGGCGTAG
- a CDS encoding caspase domain-containing protein → MDRRGLILGLGLIAAFSGAMRAARSAEGKRVALVVGNGAYNNVPELPNPPNDASDLAAALGRLGFAVTLLTNASFEEMRRGLIALGREAAGADMAAVFFAGHGMEIVGENWLIPVDAELKKDTDAENEAISLRSVMLQVSNTTSLGLVILDACRNNPFTAKMRRSMALRAAPGRGLGPIEPVGNVLVAYAARDGTTALDGDGRNSPFTAALLRNIEAPDVEVTFIFRNVHDDVMEATRNEQQPFVYGSLSRKAIYLARTSLADQASQKQANAASAIAAEPLRGPTPALLVDPALVGTWEITVPNDRGFSRWIWHIMRDGTYKFRAEGSRAAPAHEGTMTATNGHWTLHATKGLSNYNDGGSYEVRDATAVITGKLGTGHWRQSGL, encoded by the coding sequence ATGGACCGACGCGGGCTAATTTTGGGATTGGGCCTCATCGCGGCGTTTTCAGGCGCGATGCGGGCGGCGCGGTCGGCCGAGGGCAAGCGCGTCGCATTGGTGGTCGGCAACGGCGCCTACAACAACGTGCCGGAGCTGCCCAATCCGCCCAATGACGCCAGCGACCTCGCTGCGGCGCTCGGGCGGCTCGGCTTTGCGGTCACGCTTTTGACCAATGCCTCCTTCGAGGAGATGCGTCGCGGCTTGATCGCGCTGGGCCGCGAAGCGGCGGGCGCCGACATGGCGGCAGTGTTCTTTGCCGGGCACGGCATGGAAATTGTCGGCGAAAACTGGCTCATTCCGGTCGACGCGGAATTGAAGAAAGACACTGACGCGGAGAACGAGGCGATCAGCCTCCGCAGCGTGATGTTGCAGGTCTCGAACACGACGAGCCTTGGTCTCGTCATTCTCGACGCCTGCCGGAACAACCCATTCACCGCGAAGATGCGCCGGTCCATGGCCCTGCGTGCCGCGCCTGGCCGGGGCCTCGGACCGATCGAGCCGGTTGGCAATGTGCTCGTCGCCTATGCCGCTCGCGACGGCACGACGGCTCTTGATGGTGATGGGCGCAATAGCCCCTTCACTGCGGCGCTCCTGCGCAACATCGAAGCGCCGGACGTCGAGGTCACCTTCATATTCCGCAACGTCCATGACGATGTCATGGAGGCGACCAGGAACGAGCAGCAGCCATTCGTTTACGGCTCTCTCTCGCGCAAGGCGATTTATCTCGCAAGGACCTCATTGGCCGACCAGGCCAGCCAAAAACAGGCCAATGCTGCATCGGCGATTGCAGCTGAACCGTTGAGGGGGCCCACGCCTGCTCTCCTGGTTGATCCTGCCCTCGTCGGGACATGGGAGATCACAGTCCCGAACGATCGCGGCTTCTCGCGTTGGATCTGGCACATCATGCGCGACGGCACCTACAAATTTCGCGCAGAGGGATCACGCGCTGCACCGGCGCATGAAGGCACGATGACCGCCACCAACGGTCACTGGACGTTGCATGCGACCAAGGGACTCTCGAACTATAACGATGGAGGCTCATACGAAGTACGGGACGCAACTGCGGTGATCACCGGCAAGCTCGGGACTGGCCACTGGCGACAGAGCGGCTTGTGA